From the Anopheles coustani chromosome X, idAnoCousDA_361_x.2, whole genome shotgun sequence genome, one window contains:
- the LOC131269035 gene encoding ATP-dependent RNA helicase vasa-like: MFSKEASNSRDGRESRRGFRDERYVCGRGTNAVACPPASAGSSSGSHLRRELPILPELTEEEAEVFGTDERNYRKFSRLDDILVRVNGEDLPPYLECGFGQCSFDEALRQNMHKAGVFWPSPVQRYAIPGLLAGRDLYVVSETNAGKIAAFVLPMVQLVLAQEVLELTAPQPYVIIVTPTRRTAAKTYAEARKFAYGTPVKVCVVDSTFVDQQREIASGCHILVVTPGWLIHLKTIGTVAFRNVKAVVLHEADQIIQLGLRTAIEFLMNDPTLPANRQTVIYSLSMNGLVHDLAVEYLTRPISVIVKVVGGTSQDILQTIHRVCEIPIAEP, from the coding sequence ATGTTTAGCAAGGAAGCAAGCAATTCGCGTGACGGTCGTGAAAGCCGCCGTGGTTTTCGCGACGAACGGTACGTGTGTGGGAGGGGTACTAATGCGGTCGCGTGTCCGCCGGCCAGCGCCGGAAGCTCATCAGGGTCGCATCTCCGCCGGGAGTTGCCGATCCTGCCGGAGCTGACGGAGGAGGAGGCCGAAGTGTTCGGCACGGACGAGCGTAACTACCGGAAATTCTCGCGCCTGGACGACATTTTGGTGCGCGTGAACGGGGAGGACTTACCGCCTTACCTGGAGTGCGGATTCGGCCAGTGCAGTTTCGACGAAGCGTTGCGCCAGAATATGCACAAGGCGGGAGTGTTCTGGCCATCGCCGGTGCAGCGGTACGCCATACCGGGACTGCTGGCCGGGCGCGATCTGTACGTGGTGTCTGAGACCAATGCCGGCAAGATCGCCGCCTTCGTGCTGCCGATGGTCCAGCTAGTGCTCGCCCAGGAGGTTCTGGAGCTGACGGCGCCCCAGCCCTACGTTATCATCGTCACGCCGACGCGCCGAACCGCCGCCAAAACGTACGCCGAGGCGCGCAAGTTCGCCTACGGTACGCCGGTGAAGGTGTGCGTGGTCGATAGTACCTTTGTGGACCAGCAGCGTGAGATCGCCAGCGGGTGCCACATTCTGGTGGTGACTCCTGGATGGCTGATACACCTGAAGACCATCGGTACAGTCGCGTTCCGCAACGTGAAGGCCGTGGTGCTGCACGAGGCAGACCAGATCATCCAGCTCGGCCTCCGTACGGCGATCGAGTTCCTGATGAATGACCCGACGCTGCCGGCGAACCGCCAGACGGTAATCTATTCGCTCTCCATGAACGGCTTGGTCCACGATCTGGCGGTGGAGTACCTGACCCGCCCGATCTCGGTGATCGTGAAGGTCGTCGGCGGGACGTCGCAGGACATCCTGCAGACCATCCATCGGGTGTGTGAAATTCCTATAGCCGAACCATAA
- the LOC131269038 gene encoding ATP-dependent RNA helicase vasa-like: MFSKEASNSRDGRESRRGFRDERYVCGRGTNAVACPPASAGSSSGSHLRRELPILPELTEEEAEVFGTDERNYRKFSRLDDILVRVNGEDLPPYLECGFGQCSFDEALRQNMHKAGVFWPSPVQRYAIPGLLAGRDLYVVSETNAGKIAAFVLPMVQLVLAQEVLELTAPQPYVIIVTPTRRTAAKTYAEARKFAYGTPVKVCVVDSTFVDQQREIASGCHILVVTPGWLIHLKTIGTVAFRNVKAVVLHEADQIIQLGLRTAIEFLMNDPTLPANRQTVIYSLSMNGLVHDLAVEYLTRPISVIVKVVGGTSQDILQTIHRVEQSEKRSKLEEILRGGPICSTLVFVLDRQSAELLVAHLSDNLNIPTAFIFDGMTLPDQQKLIRELKAGRKMVAVATPDAIDGPLKIPIYHVINYDMPKNIGEYVSCIAQTGRFDRKGRATSFYDPRTDRAIAEDLMKILFQCEQKVPDFLLETEPVAAGSSIAGSSGLTVSVEVAEGQRKPKKAVTWEDDHSDDDDDDELIDVVN, encoded by the coding sequence ATGTTTAGCAAGGAAGCAAGCAATTCGCGTGACGGTCGTGAAAGCCGCCGTGGTTTTCGCGACGAACGGTACGTGTGTGGGAGGGGTACTAATGCGGTCGCGTGTCCGCCGGCCAGCGCCGGAAGCTCATCAGGGTCGCATCTCCGCCGGGAGTTGCCGATCCTGCCGGAGCTGACGGAGGAGGAGGCCGAAGTGTTCGGCACGGACGAGCGTAACTACCGGAAATTCTCGCGCCTGGACGACATTTTGGTGCGCGTGAACGGGGAGGACTTACCGCCTTACCTGGAGTGCGGATTCGGCCAGTGCAGTTTCGACGAAGCGTTGCGCCAGAATATGCACAAGGCGGGAGTGTTCTGGCCATCGCCGGTGCAGCGGTACGCCATACCGGGACTGCTGGCCGGGCGCGATCTGTACGTGGTGTCTGAGACCAATGCCGGCAAGATCGCCGCCTTCGTGCTGCCGATGGTCCAGCTAGTGCTCGCCCAGGAGGTTCTGGAGCTGACGGCGCCCCAGCCCTACGTTATCATCGTCACGCCGACGCGCCGAACCGCCGCCAAAACGTACGCCGAGGCGCGCAAGTTCGCCTACGGTACGCCGGTGAAGGTGTGCGTGGTCGATAGTACCTTTGTGGACCAGCAGCGCGAGATCGCCAGCGGGTGCCACATTCTGGTGGTGACTCCTGGATGGCTGATACACCTGAAGACCATCGGTACAGTCGCGTTCCGCAACGTGAAGGCTGTGGTGCTGCACGAGGCAGACCAGATCATCCAGCTCGGCCTCCGTACGGCGATCGAGTTCCTGATGAATGACCCGACGCTGCCGGCGAACCGCCAGACGGTAATCTATTCGCTCTCCATGAACGGCTTGGTCCACGATCTGGCAGTGGAGTACCTGACCCGCCCGATCTCGGTGATCGTGAAGGTCGTCGGCGGGACGTCGCAGGACATCCTGCAGACCATCCACCGGGTGGAGCAGTCGGAAAAGCGCTCCAAGCTGGAAGAGATCCTGCGTGGGGGCCCCATCTGCAGCACGCTCGTGTTCGTCCTGGACCGGCAGAGTGCGGAGTTGCTGGTGGCACACCTCTCGGACAACCTGAACATCCCGACCGCCTTCATCTTCGACGGTATGACACTCCCCGACCAGCAGAAGCTCATCAGGGAGCTCAAGGCGGGCCGCAAGATGGTGGCAGTTGCCACGCCGGACGCGATCGATGGACCGCTCAAGATCCCCATCTATCACGTCATCAACTACGACATGCCGAAGAACATCGGCGAGTACGTGAGCTGCATCGCCCAGACCGGACGCTTCGACCGGAAGGGACGCGCCACCAGCTTCTACGATCCACGCACCGATCGCGCCATCGCCGAGGATCTGATGAAGATTCTGTTCCAATGCGAGCAGAAAGTGCCCGACTTCCTGCTCGAAACCGAACCCGTTGCCGCCGGAAGCTCGATCGCGGGCTCTTCCGGCCTGACGGTGTCGGTCGAGGTCGCTGAAGGGCAGCGCAAACCCAAGAAGGCGGTGACGTGGGAAGACGACCActcggacgacgacgacgacgacgaactcATCGATGTGGTGAACTAG